The genomic segment CGTCTCAAAAGGAAAAACCCCGCACAAGGCGGGGTATCCGGTTCGTGTCCCGTGCTCCGGGGCGACGTTACTGCGGGCCGAGCTTGCGGATCAGCGCGTCGAGCTGCTCCATCTCATCCCGGGTCAGGTCCGTCAGCGGCGCACGCACCGGGCCCGCGTCATGGCCGACCAGGCGGGCGCCAGCCTTGACGATGCTCACGGCATAGCCCTGGCGGCGGTTGCGGATATCCAGGTAGGGCAGGAAGAACTCGTCGAGCAGGCGGTCGATGGTGGCGTGGTCATCGGCGGCAACGGCGCGGTAGAACTCCATCGCGGTGCGCGGGATGAAGTTGAACACGGCGGACGAGTACACGGGCACGCCCAGCGCCTTGTAGGCCGCGGCATAGACTTCTGCGGTCGGCAGGCCGCCCAGGTAGGCCAGGCGGTCGCCCAGCTTGCGGCGCACGCGCACCATCGCTTCGATCTCGCCAACGCCGTCCTTGAAGCCGATCAGGTTGGGGCAGCGGTCCACCACGCGTTCCAGCAGGTTGGCGCCGATGCGCGAATTGGCGCGGTTGTAGACGATCACGCCGATATTGACGGCCTTGCAGACCTCTTCGATGTGGTTGGCAATGCCTTCCTCGCAGGCCTCAGTCAGGTAGTGCGGCATCAGCAGCACGCCCTTGGCGCCCAGGCGCTGGGCTTCCTGCGCATACGCGATGGCCACGCGGGTCGGGCCGCCGGCACCCGCCAGGATGGGCACCTTGCCTGCGCAGGTTTCGACCGCGGTGCGGATCACGTTGGAGTAGTCGTCCGGCGTCAGCGAGAAGAACTCGCCCGTGCCGCCGGCGGCGAACAGTGCCGATGCGCCATAGGGCGCCAGCCATTCCAGGCGCTTGACGTAGGTCTCAGGGCGGAAGTTGCCCTGCTGGTCGAAGTCGGTGATGGGGAAGGACAGCAGGCCTTCCGAAATGATCTGCTTCAGTTCTTGCGGTGTCGTCATGTCTCTCATCCTGGCGCCGGGACCGGCAATGGGTGATGGATCGGGCAGGGCGGCTTCCGCGTTCCTGCTAGGCGTTATCAATGTACGTCATCGTACAACTAGGCGCAAGTAGACAAGTGGCAATGAAGCGAATTCCGGGAAAACCACGGGATCTTCCTCGGGAAGGAGACGGCATGAAAGTAAGGCCTGTAAGGAAAGAGAAGGGCTGCTGCGCATCAGCCGGAGGATTTAGGGTAAACGCGCACTACGGCATGCCAGTCGTATCCTTATAATCTAAGTCATACGACGACATATGTCAGTCGGCAGAATTGCGGATCCTTCAACGGCGCCCTGGTGTTCGTCGGGGTCCACGCGCTGGTCACGGTGCTGAGCTACCTGGTGATCGTCAAGGACATCCGCCGCGTGGAACTCAGGCACCCGCAATAACCGCAGGAAGCACAGCATGTCAGAACACGATTCGCGCGCCCCGGCCGCCCAGCCAGTCCAGGCTCCGCTCTATATCCGCATCCATCCGGAAGACAACGTGGCCATCGTCGCCAACGATGGCGGCCTGCCGGCCGGCACGGCGTTCCCGTGCGGGCTGGTCCTGCGCGAAGCCGTGCCCCAGGGGCACAAGGTCGCGCTGTCGGACCTGAAGCAGGGCGATGCGGTGGTGCGCTACAACGTGGTGATCGGCTATGCGCTGAAAGACCTGCCGCGTGGCAGCTGGGTCAACGAGCGGGTGATCGAGATGCCCGTGGCGCCGGGCCTGACCGACCTGCCGGTCGGCACGCGCGTGCCGGCGCCGCTGCCGCCGCTCGAAGGCTATACCTTCGAGGGCTTCCGCAATCCGGATGGTTCGGTCGGCACGCGCAATATCCTGGCCATCACCACCACCGTGCAGTGCGTGTCGGGCGTGGTCGAGCATGCCGTGCGGCGCATCCGCGAAGAACTGCTGCCGTGCTATCCCAATGTCGACGACGTGGTCGGGCTGGAGCACACCTACGGCTGCGGCGTGGCCATCGACGCGCCCGATGCCGTCATCCCGATACGCACGCTGCGCAATATCGCGCTCAATCCCAATTTCGGCGGCACCGCGATGATGGTCAGCCTGGGCTGCGAGAAGCTGCAGCCGGACCGCCTGATGCCGGCGGGCACCATCCCGATCCAGACCGGCGCGGGCGAGGTGCAGGTCGGCGTGGTCTGCCTGCAGGATGAGCAGCACGTGGGTTTCGCGTCGATGATCGCGTCGATCATGACGATGGCCGAGACTCACCTGGAGCGCCTGAACGCACGCCGGCGCGAAACCTGCCCGGTGTCGGACCTCGTGGTCGGCGTGCAGTGCGGCGGCAGCGACGCGTTCTCCGGCGTAACGGCCAATCCGGCCGTGGGATTTGCCACCGACCTGCTGGTGCGTGCCGGCGCCAGCGTGATGTTCTCCGAAGTGACCGAAGTGCGTGACGGCATCGACCAGCTCACCGCGCGTGCCGCCACGCCCGAAGTGGCCGAGGCGATGATCCGCGAGATGGCCTGGTACGACCGCTACCTCGAACGCGGCCGCGTGGACCGCAGCGCCAACACGACCCCCGGCAACAAGAAGGGCGGTTTGTCGAACATCGTGGAAAAGGCGATGGGCTCGATCATCAAGTCGGGCAGCGCGCCGATCACTGGTGTGCTGTCGCCAGGCGAGAAACTCAGGCAGAAGGGGCTGATCTATGCGGCCACGCCGGCGAGCGACTTCATCTGCGGCACGCTGCAGCTGGCCGCCGGCATGAACCTGCACGTGTTCACGACCGGACGCGGCACGCCCTACGGCCTGGCCGAAGTGCCCGTGATCAAGGTCGCGACGCGCAGTGACCTGGCGCGCCGCTGGCATGACCTGATGGACGTGAATGCGGGCCGCATTGCCACGGGCGAAGCCACGATCGAGGACGTGGCCTGGGAGTTGTTCCACCTGATGATCGATGTGGCCAGTGGCCGCAGGAAGACCTGGGCGGAGCACCACAAGCTGCACAACGCGCTGGCGTTGTTCAATCCGGCGCCGGTGACCTGAGGCGGGGGCTTCTCACGTCTTTCACGATTGTCAGCCCAAGTAATTCGCTGGACAATTCGGCCGTTTCTCTTGATTGAGCCGAATCCAGCGAATCACTTTATTTTGTGTGGCATCGCTAACTTCTCGCGGAAACGAGCTTGCTTTAGCTGTGAGCGTGCTGGCGGCGTATTCTTAGGAACACTTGTGCGCACCGGCTGAGGCTGCTGCTAATCGATGCGGTCCAGGATTATGCGATTTTCATGCTCGACACGTCGGGAAACGTGACGAGTTGGAATCCCGGTGCGCAGCGCGCAAAGGGCTACTCCCCGGAGGAAATCGTCGGCCGGCATTTTTACGTCTTCTATACCGGCGAGGATCTCGCCGCAGGCAAGCCGGAGCAATTGCTGGCCGTTGCTGCGCTGCAGGGTCGCGTGGAGGACGAAGGCTGGCGTGTGCGCAAGGACAAGAGCCGGTTCTGGGCAAACGTTGTTATCACCGCGGTCCACGACGACGAGGGGGCCTTGCTCGGATTCGCGAAGATTACACGTGACCTCACCCAGCGGCATCGGCTGGAGGAACTCGAGCGCGCGGCGGCAGCGTCGGCGCTGGTACAGCAAGCGCGGGAGAATGAGCAGAAGCGCGTTGCGCGCGAACTCCACGGCGATCTGGGCCAGCAGATTGTGGCGCTGAAAATGTCGCTCGCGCTTCACGAAATGGAACTGATTCAGTATGTTCCGGAGTCCATTCGAGGACGCCTGGGGTCCATTGGCGACCTAACCGGGCAAATCGACGCAATGGCCACATCGGTTCGACGCATTGCAGCCGATCTTCGCCCCCCGATGCTGGATGACCTGGGACTGGCCGACGCATTCCAATGGATGACAGATGGCTTTGAGCAACGTTACGGTGTACCCGTCCGATGCGACGACATGACCGCACCGGGCTCGGGAAGCGGGGCGGGCCCGCCAAGGTGGCTCAAGGTTAGAAGGTCTTGGAAAGGGACGCCGTGTTGTTGCCGACGTTGTGGTTGTAGCTGTTCGTGTAGAACGAGTCCTAGCGTCTTGCGCGGACGCTCGTTAAGCCGCCTCGCTCAGGCGTTGATCCAGGCGCGCGCCTGCTCCAACTCGTTGACGTGGAATGCCTTGACTTCGGCCTTCGTAAAGAACCGCGCCAGATGCATCGAAGCGCGGATCCAGCCCGCGTCGGCCACGACGGCGGCGCGCGTGATCCTCCGGGCCACGGAAACGCCGAGCGTCATGTCGGTCCATAGCGCCTTTGGCTCAATGCCGGTGAAATGCTCGATGCGTTCGAGCACGCGGGTTTTGCCGTTCAGTTCGAGATCACCACGCATGCGCTCGATGGCCTCGCGCAGATCGTGGTCGGTGATTTTGCCTTCGACGGAAATTTCGATGACCGGGGAATCAGGGGCAGTGTGATACAAAATCATGGTAGGACCTCTTGGCTAGGGGCTGGAGAATCTGTTCCTCCAGCTACACGCGCGTCGTCTGGATATGCCTGCTTCCAGGTGAGTAATCAATTGGGCAGGCAGTCCTATTCCACCTGCCGCCCCAAGAGCATTCAGGATCTCATTCGGATTTATCGAAGATGCCGGCTTCGAGATCTTCCCTGAAATGCTGAAGCCAATCGGTTTGATAGCCGATGGGTATTCCCTTGTGACTCGTGTCGTTCGTCTGGTTACCGTGACGTAGCCCTGTAAGCCGAAGTTCTCGTCGCCCTTTGGGTCAGTTGTATCCGTTTCCAGGAGCTCAAAATCACCTGCTGCCAGACCATTACGCTGCAATACCGCAAGAAAGTTCTGTTGTTCATCCGGTTCGATCAGTCGCATCCTCGGCCCCTCCCTGTTCAACGGGGCGAAAACTGGAACTCTTTTCAATGATTCCATCTTCATGTCAGCCCTCCTACGTGTGTGCAGCCATGGGTGATGCCCACCGCCCGCTCGGCTTACATCACGTCACCTTGACCTCAATGCGGCTCGGTTGCGCGGAATCGGCTTTCGGGATGCGCAGTTTGAGCACGCCGTGGTTGAACTCGGCGACGACATTTTCGGGATCTAGTTCCTTGGATAGTGTGAACACGCCGCCGGTAACGGGGCAGGGAGACCTCCGCGTAACTGGCTCCCATGCCTTCCGGCAGATCCAGAGCGACTTCGCCCTTGATGGTCAGGATATCGCCTTGCACCTGCACGACCAGCTTGTCCTTGGGCACACCACAGGGTGATGCCTGCGGCGTCCTCGTACACATTCACTGGCGGCGTCAGTGCCGCTTCAGTGTTGCCAGTGTCGGCTTGCTTGGTGACAGCAGCATTTGTTTTCGTGCGGGCGCCATATTCTGACGTCTCCGGTTGCAATGGTAAGGCTTCGCTTGGGGATTTCAAGTTCTTGATTTGACTGATATTCGCCATCATTCTTCCGGGGGAGAAGGGCAGCCCTCGAGACCGGAAAAGGGGAGCACGCATGGAGTTCCACGACTACTATAAGACGCTGGGGGTGACACGCGATGCCACGGCGGAGGACATCAAGAAGGCGTTCCGCAAGCTCGCGCGCAAGTTCCATCCGGACGTTTCCAAGGAGTCGGATGCCGAGCTGCGCATGAGGGAGCTCAACGAGGCCTACTCTGTGCTCTCCGACCCGGAAAAGCGCGCTGCGTACGATCAGTTGGGTCGCGGCTATCAGCCCGGCCAGGAGTTCCGTCCGCCGCCGGACTGGGACACCGGTTTCGAGTTCTCCAGTCGGGGCTTCTCGCCCCAGGAAGAGGCCGATTTCAGCGACTTCTTCGCCGAGCTGTTTGGCCATGTGGGGGACAGACACCGCGGCTTCCATACACACGGTGGCAGCATCCAGTCACGCGGTGTG from the Cupriavidus sp. WKF15 genome contains:
- the kdgD gene encoding 5-dehydro-4-deoxyglucarate dehydratase; this translates as MTTPQELKQIISEGLLSFPITDFDQQGNFRPETYVKRLEWLAPYGASALFAAGGTGEFFSLTPDDYSNVIRTAVETCAGKVPILAGAGGPTRVAIAYAQEAQRLGAKGVLLMPHYLTEACEEGIANHIEEVCKAVNIGVIVYNRANSRIGANLLERVVDRCPNLIGFKDGVGEIEAMVRVRRKLGDRLAYLGGLPTAEVYAAAYKALGVPVYSSAVFNFIPRTAMEFYRAVAADDHATIDRLLDEFFLPYLDIRNRRQGYAVSIVKAGARLVGHDAGPVRAPLTDLTRDEMEQLDALIRKLGPQ
- the garD gene encoding galactarate dehydratase; its protein translation is MSEHDSRAPAAQPVQAPLYIRIHPEDNVAIVANDGGLPAGTAFPCGLVLREAVPQGHKVALSDLKQGDAVVRYNVVIGYALKDLPRGSWVNERVIEMPVAPGLTDLPVGTRVPAPLPPLEGYTFEGFRNPDGSVGTRNILAITTTVQCVSGVVEHAVRRIREELLPCYPNVDDVVGLEHTYGCGVAIDAPDAVIPIRTLRNIALNPNFGGTAMMVSLGCEKLQPDRLMPAGTIPIQTGAGEVQVGVVCLQDEQHVGFASMIASIMTMAETHLERLNARRRETCPVSDLVVGVQCGGSDAFSGVTANPAVGFATDLLVRAGASVMFSEVTEVRDGIDQLTARAATPEVAEAMIREMAWYDRYLERGRVDRSANTTPGNKKGGLSNIVEKAMGSIIKSGSAPITGVLSPGEKLRQKGLIYAATPASDFICGTLQLAAGMNLHVFTTGRGTPYGLAEVPVIKVATRSDLARRWHDLMDVNAGRIATGEATIEDVAWELFHLMIDVASGRRKTWAEHHKLHNALALFNPAPVT
- a CDS encoding STAS/SEC14 domain-containing protein, whose protein sequence is MILYHTAPDSPVIEISVEGKITDHDLREAIERMRGDLELNGKTRVLERIEHFTGIEPKALWTDMTLGVSVARRITRAAVVADAGWIRASMHLARFFTKAEVKAFHVNELEQARAWINA